A genomic window from Streptomyces sp. MST-110588 includes:
- a CDS encoding hydrolase translates to MNETANALHTSGEALKKSRDEPSTTGGTLLTASRKVAGLSAGLATDMAGERQLDAEVFKGLGEAGFMRHFVPAAFGGNEGTFGELLPAIVAVGEECTATAWCASLLANTSRFLPLFPLAGQREVWGQGPDAAVVCSVLPFGEAVPEGDGLRVTGRWPYMSAIEFADWLIVCAKARQGGEQRMKLVIVPRSAWQAQDTWYSVGMQATGSNTAVLEDVYVPPERIVDRDVVFAGRAAGPSGDPAVSRVAPLPAVNGLTFVAPALGAARGALALLSGYLGEKVRSAPPLPGMPGVAGNRATYEMVLARSAVEIDTVELLLERIARSADDEAGFPPALIARNMRDSAFAVDVLATVANRIFRTAGTGGQADGGPLQRFWRDINSIATHQALQFEPAARNYTRAVFDGGN, encoded by the coding sequence ATGAATGAGACCGCCAACGCGCTGCATACCAGCGGCGAGGCGCTGAAGAAATCCCGCGACGAGCCGAGTACGACCGGCGGCACGCTGCTGACGGCGTCCCGGAAGGTCGCCGGCCTCAGCGCCGGGTTGGCCACGGACATGGCGGGCGAACGGCAGCTCGACGCCGAGGTGTTCAAGGGCCTGGGCGAGGCCGGTTTCATGCGGCACTTCGTGCCGGCCGCGTTCGGCGGTAACGAGGGCACCTTCGGCGAGCTGCTGCCCGCGATCGTGGCGGTCGGCGAGGAATGCACGGCGACGGCCTGGTGCGCCTCGCTGCTGGCCAACACCTCCCGGTTCCTGCCCCTGTTCCCCCTGGCGGGACAGCGGGAGGTGTGGGGCCAGGGCCCGGACGCGGCGGTGGTCTGCTCGGTCCTGCCGTTCGGCGAGGCCGTCCCCGAGGGGGACGGGCTGCGGGTCACCGGCCGCTGGCCGTACATGAGCGCCATCGAGTTCGCCGACTGGCTGATCGTGTGCGCCAAGGCCCGACAGGGCGGCGAGCAGCGGATGAAGCTGGTGATCGTGCCGCGCTCGGCCTGGCAGGCGCAGGACACCTGGTACAGCGTCGGCATGCAGGCCACCGGCAGCAACACCGCCGTCCTTGAGGACGTGTACGTGCCGCCGGAGCGGATCGTGGACCGCGACGTGGTCTTCGCCGGCCGCGCGGCCGGCCCTTCCGGGGACCCGGCGGTCTCCCGCGTGGCGCCGCTGCCCGCCGTCAACGGTCTGACCTTCGTCGCCCCGGCACTCGGCGCGGCCCGTGGTGCCCTGGCGCTGCTGTCCGGCTACCTCGGCGAGAAGGTCCGCAGCGCGCCGCCGCTGCCGGGCATGCCCGGAGTGGCGGGCAACCGGGCCACGTACGAGATGGTGCTGGCCCGCTCCGCCGTCGAGATCGACACCGTCGAGCTGCTGTTGGAGCGGATCGCGCGCTCCGCCGACGACGAGGCCGGTTTCCCCCCGGCCCTGATCGCCCGCAACATGCGGGACAGCGCCTTCGCCGTGGACGTCCTGGCGACGGTGGCGAACCGGATCTTCCGTACGGCGGGCACCGGCGGCCAGGCCGACGGCGGACCGCTCCAGCGGTTCTGGCGCGACATCAACTCCATCGCCACCCATCAGGCGCTCCAGTTCGAGCCCGCGGCCCGCAACTACACCCGCGCGGTGTTCGACGGCGGCAACTGA
- a CDS encoding NAD(P)/FAD-dependent oxidoreductase, producing the protein MTTDRPDLAADPSEVTAVAPSRPVPQIDADDETLRRHLAGAEIPALLMTTVHLTGDVSLLRTDVRAPGWLFAPQGGLSAERQEQVREAALAALAGLRDHGQPGAAGAEGGTAGTGEATPASPGAPASPGAPPPPPDRDLLRAITAWAMDTDTEDLLDLLAEEIVLPCHDARAPRWTRSQVRPGSDFEVAVIGSGFSGLLAGYRLAQAGVPFVIYEKNPELGGTWFENTYPGCRTDVASHLYNYSFAPKHDWPDHFCRHDVVLEYLRTFAKDSGVGDRIRFGTEVRDMRWDEERALWHLTLDGPDGECATVSHRAVISAVGQLNRPNLPDIPGRTEFGGPAFHTAAWDHTVDLTGKRVAVIGTGASAYQLVPELAGTASEVVVFQRNPPWMRPTPHYHDAVPDSAKWLFEHIPYYAQWYRFWLLAPGLRGILDGWVVDHGYPPTERAVSALNERLRASLLQGMEAQLTDAPELRDLVIPRYPVGAKRVLRDNGRWLATLKRDDVRLVTEPIRRITPCGPVAGDQEYDVDVIVYATGFQASRFLTPMKVTGRGGADLHEFWDGAPRAYLGMTVPRFPNLFCLYGPNTNLVGQGGSIVYFSECATTYILDAIRLLLATGHDALEVRQEVYDTYNAWVDEGNRDRAWVWSKVSGWYAQGGRSATNWPFAGDTYWRLTRSVDPAEYEMSTIGGTGNE; encoded by the coding sequence ATGACCACCGACCGTCCGGACCTTGCCGCCGACCCTTCGGAGGTGACCGCCGTGGCCCCCAGCAGGCCGGTCCCGCAGATCGACGCGGACGACGAGACACTGCGCCGGCATCTGGCGGGCGCGGAGATTCCCGCGCTGCTGATGACCACCGTCCACCTCACCGGCGATGTGTCGCTGCTGCGTACGGACGTCCGGGCACCGGGGTGGCTGTTCGCGCCGCAGGGCGGGCTGAGCGCCGAGCGGCAGGAGCAGGTGCGCGAGGCCGCGCTGGCCGCACTGGCCGGGCTGCGCGACCACGGGCAGCCGGGTGCGGCCGGGGCAGAAGGGGGCACGGCCGGAACCGGAGAGGCCACGCCCGCTTCCCCCGGCGCGCCCGCCTCCCCCGGCGCTCCTCCGCCCCCGCCCGACCGGGACCTGCTGCGCGCCATCACGGCCTGGGCCATGGACACCGACACCGAGGACCTGCTGGACCTGCTCGCCGAGGAGATCGTCCTGCCCTGCCACGACGCGAGGGCCCCCCGGTGGACCAGGTCCCAGGTCCGGCCCGGCAGCGACTTCGAGGTCGCCGTCATCGGCTCCGGGTTCAGCGGGCTGCTGGCCGGCTACCGCCTGGCCCAGGCCGGCGTGCCCTTCGTGATCTACGAGAAGAACCCCGAACTGGGCGGCACCTGGTTCGAGAACACCTATCCGGGATGCCGTACGGACGTCGCCAGCCACCTCTACAACTATTCCTTCGCGCCCAAGCACGACTGGCCCGACCACTTCTGCCGGCACGACGTGGTCCTGGAATACCTGCGGACCTTCGCCAAGGATTCCGGCGTCGGCGACCGCATCCGCTTCGGCACCGAAGTCCGGGACATGCGCTGGGACGAGGAGCGGGCGCTGTGGCACCTGACGCTCGACGGCCCGGACGGGGAATGCGCGACCGTCAGCCACCGTGCCGTCATCAGCGCGGTCGGACAGCTCAACCGGCCGAATCTGCCGGACATCCCCGGACGTACGGAATTCGGCGGGCCCGCGTTCCACACGGCGGCCTGGGACCATACGGTCGACCTGACCGGGAAGCGCGTCGCGGTGATCGGTACCGGCGCCAGCGCCTACCAGTTGGTGCCGGAACTGGCGGGGACCGCCTCCGAAGTGGTGGTCTTCCAGCGCAATCCGCCGTGGATGCGGCCCACCCCGCACTATCACGACGCGGTGCCGGACAGCGCCAAATGGCTTTTCGAGCACATTCCTTATTACGCCCAGTGGTACCGGTTCTGGCTGCTCGCGCCGGGCCTGCGCGGAATTCTGGACGGATGGGTCGTGGACCACGGCTACCCGCCCACCGAGCGTGCGGTCTCGGCCCTCAACGAGCGGCTGCGGGCCTCCCTGCTCCAGGGCATGGAGGCGCAGCTCACCGACGCCCCCGAGCTGCGCGACCTGGTCATTCCGCGCTACCCGGTCGGCGCCAAGCGGGTGCTGCGCGACAACGGGCGCTGGCTGGCCACGCTCAAACGGGACGACGTGCGGCTGGTGACCGAACCGATCCGGCGCATCACGCCGTGTGGGCCGGTCGCCGGCGATCAGGAGTACGACGTCGACGTCATCGTCTACGCCACGGGATTCCAGGCGTCCCGGTTCCTGACCCCGATGAAGGTGACCGGCCGCGGCGGGGCGGATCTCCATGAATTCTGGGACGGCGCGCCACGGGCCTACCTCGGAATGACCGTCCCCCGCTTCCCCAATCTCTTCTGCCTCTACGGCCCGAACACCAATCTCGTCGGGCAGGGCGGCAGCATCGTCTATTTCTCCGAATGCGCGACCACCTACATCCTGGACGCCATCCGGCTGCTGCTGGCCACCGGCCACGACGCGCTGGAGGTCCGCCAGGAGGTGTACGACACGTACAACGCGTGGGTGGACGAGGGAAACCGCGACCGCGCGTGGGTGTGGTCGAAGGTGAGCGGCTGGTACGCGCAGGGCGGCCGTTCCGCGACCAACTGGCCGTTCGCCGGCGACACGTACTGGCGGCTGACCAGATCCGTCGATCCGGCGGAATACGAGATGTCCACCATCGGGGGTACCGGCAATGAATGA
- a CDS encoding flavin reductase family protein, which yields MVVDDALASVECIVDRRHDAGDHTILVGKVVDQWIADAGPPAVYYDRRFAVLDAAP from the coding sequence ATGGTCGTCGACGACGCGCTGGCCTCCGTCGAGTGCATCGTGGACCGGCGGCACGACGCGGGCGACCACACCATCCTCGTCGGCAAGGTCGTCGACCAGTGGATCGCCGACGCCGGGCCGCCCGCCGTCTACTACGACCGCCGGTTCGCCGTACTGGACGCGGCGCCATGA
- a CDS encoding ketosynthase chain-length factor — MTDHTRDHMSDNGTDGSTDGSTTDGATAGITDDVRDRTADGTPGPAARAYVTGIGLLAPNGLGLEPYWEATLEGRTGIAPVTRFDVSRYPVRLAGQITRFEAGEHLPSRLLPQTDISTRFALVAADWALADAKIEPDAFTDYDMGVVTSNATGGFEFTHREFKKLWSQGPASVSVYESFAWFYAVNTGQISIRNKLRGPSSALVAEQAGGLDALGHARRTVRRGTPMVVTGGVDSALDPWGWVSQIAGGRLSTVTDPRRAYLPFDAGATGYVPGEGGAILVLEDARAAGSRGAQRVYGEIAGYASTFDPPPGSPRPPGLRRAVEQALADAGVSAGDVDVVFADAAGVPELDRREAAVISGLFGPQAVPVTAPKALTGRLYSGGGPVDVACALLSIRDGVIPPSGGTAQVPEEYRIDLVRTAPRPGPVTTALVLARGKWGFNSAVVVRAVDGADAPAPHPSSHPSPTLPEASDG, encoded by the coding sequence ATGACGGACCACACGAGGGACCACATGAGCGACAACGGTACGGACGGCAGCACGGACGGCAGCACCACGGACGGGGCGACGGCCGGCATCACGGACGACGTACGGGACCGGACGGCGGACGGCACGCCGGGCCCGGCGGCCAGGGCGTACGTCACCGGCATCGGCCTGCTGGCCCCCAACGGCCTGGGCCTGGAGCCCTACTGGGAGGCGACCCTGGAGGGCCGTACCGGCATCGCCCCGGTCACGCGCTTCGACGTCTCCCGCTATCCGGTGCGGCTGGCCGGTCAGATCACCCGCTTCGAGGCGGGCGAGCACCTGCCCAGCCGGCTCCTGCCGCAGACCGACATCTCCACCCGCTTCGCCCTGGTGGCGGCGGACTGGGCGCTGGCCGACGCCAAGATCGAGCCGGACGCCTTCACGGACTACGACATGGGCGTGGTCACCTCCAACGCCACCGGCGGATTCGAGTTCACCCACCGCGAGTTCAAGAAGCTCTGGTCGCAGGGGCCGGCCTCGGTCAGCGTCTATGAGTCCTTCGCCTGGTTCTACGCCGTCAACACCGGGCAGATCTCCATCCGCAACAAGCTCCGCGGGCCCAGCAGCGCGCTGGTCGCGGAGCAGGCGGGCGGGCTGGACGCCCTGGGGCACGCCCGCCGGACCGTACGGCGCGGCACGCCCATGGTCGTCACCGGCGGCGTCGACTCGGCGCTGGACCCGTGGGGCTGGGTGTCGCAGATCGCCGGCGGACGGCTGAGCACGGTCACCGATCCGCGCCGTGCCTACCTGCCCTTCGACGCCGGCGCGACCGGGTACGTCCCGGGGGAAGGCGGCGCGATCCTCGTCCTGGAGGACGCGCGGGCGGCCGGCTCCCGTGGCGCGCAGCGGGTCTACGGGGAGATCGCGGGCTATGCGAGCACCTTCGACCCGCCCCCGGGCTCGCCCCGGCCGCCGGGTCTGCGCCGGGCCGTCGAACAGGCCCTGGCCGACGCGGGGGTGAGTGCCGGAGACGTCGATGTGGTCTTCGCCGACGCCGCGGGCGTACCCGAGCTGGACCGCCGGGAGGCGGCGGTGATCAGCGGGCTGTTCGGGCCGCAGGCGGTGCCGGTCACCGCGCCCAAGGCCCTGACCGGGCGGCTGTACTCCGGGGGCGGGCCGGTGGACGTGGCGTGCGCCCTGCTGTCCATACGGGACGGTGTCATACCGCCGAGCGGCGGTACGGCCCAGGTGCCCGAGGAGTACCGGATCGACCTGGTGCGCACGGCGCCGCGGCCGGGGCCGGTGACCACGGCACTGGTGCTGGCGCGGGGCAAATGGGGCTTCAACTCCGCGGTCGTCGTACGGGCGGTGGACGGCGCGGACGCACCGGCCCCGCACCCCTCCTCCCACCCCTCGCCCACGTTGCCGGAGGCATCGGATGGCTGA
- a CDS encoding beta-ketoacyl-[acyl-carrier-protein] synthase family protein produces the protein MARRRVVITGIGVRTPGGNGVKEFWELLASGRTATRRISLFDPSPYRSQIAGEADFDPVHEGLSPLEIRRMDRASQFAVVCARDAIADSGLEFESFDPGRVGVSLGSAVAAATSLEQEYLVLSDSGRNWLVDHGSLSPHMFDYLAPSVMPAEVAWTVAAEGPVTMVSNGCTSGIDSVGHACQLIREGSADVMLAGASDTPITPIVVACFDAIKATTPRNDEPESASRPFDGSRSGFVLAEGAAMFVLEDRAHAERRGAHVYAEIAGYATRCNAYHMTGLKPDGREMAEAIRAALAEARVGPRAIDYINAHGSGTKQNDRHETAAYKRSLGDHAYRTPVSSIKSMVGHSLGAIGSIEIAASALAIKNGVIPPTANLREADPECDLDYVPLTARVKPLHNVLTVGSGFGGFQSAMVLRRTTGDAA, from the coding sequence ATGGCTCGGCGACGAGTGGTGATCACCGGTATCGGGGTACGCACCCCTGGAGGAAACGGAGTCAAGGAATTCTGGGAGCTGCTGGCCTCGGGCCGGACCGCTACCCGCCGCATCTCTTTGTTCGACCCCTCCCCCTACCGGTCGCAGATCGCCGGGGAGGCCGACTTCGACCCGGTGCACGAGGGGCTGTCCCCGCTGGAGATCCGCCGGATGGACCGGGCCTCGCAGTTCGCCGTGGTCTGCGCGCGGGACGCGATCGCCGACAGCGGCCTGGAGTTCGAGTCCTTCGACCCCGGCCGGGTCGGGGTGAGCCTGGGCAGCGCGGTGGCCGCCGCGACCAGCCTGGAGCAGGAGTACCTGGTCCTGTCCGACAGCGGCCGGAACTGGCTGGTGGACCACGGCAGCCTGTCCCCGCACATGTTCGACTACCTGGCGCCGAGCGTGATGCCGGCCGAGGTGGCCTGGACCGTCGCCGCCGAGGGACCGGTGACCATGGTCTCCAACGGCTGCACCTCGGGCATCGACTCGGTGGGACACGCCTGCCAGTTGATCCGCGAGGGCAGTGCGGACGTGATGCTGGCCGGGGCCTCGGACACCCCGATCACCCCGATCGTCGTCGCCTGCTTCGACGCCATCAAGGCGACCACGCCGCGCAACGACGAGCCGGAGAGCGCCTCACGGCCGTTCGACGGGTCGCGCAGCGGTTTCGTCCTCGCCGAAGGGGCGGCGATGTTCGTCCTGGAGGACCGGGCGCACGCCGAGCGGCGGGGCGCGCACGTGTACGCGGAGATCGCGGGGTACGCCACGCGCTGCAACGCGTACCACATGACCGGCCTGAAGCCCGACGGCCGGGAGATGGCCGAGGCCATCCGCGCGGCGCTGGCCGAGGCCCGGGTCGGGCCGAGGGCCATCGACTACATCAACGCGCACGGCTCGGGCACCAAGCAGAACGACCGCCACGAGACGGCCGCCTACAAGCGCAGTCTGGGCGACCACGCCTACCGCACGCCGGTCAGCTCCATCAAGTCGATGGTCGGGCACTCCCTCGGCGCGATCGGGTCGATCGAGATCGCCGCCTCCGCGCTGGCGATCAAGAACGGTGTGATCCCGCCGACGGCGAACCTGCGGGAGGCCGACCCGGAGTGCGACCTGGACTACGTGCCGCTGACCGCGCGGGTCAAGCCGCTGCACAACGTGCTGACGGTCGGCAGCGGGTTCGGCGGGTTCCAGAGCGCCATGGTGCTGCGCCGGACCACGGGAGACGCCGCATGA